One part of the Parafrankia irregularis genome encodes these proteins:
- a CDS encoding chorismate mutase has protein sequence MTNVVDAASSATTSPAAEASESATPATSAPTIASIDEGRQLIDDIDIRIRALVATRKDLSAQVQALRAAAGGPRVEHGRENAIITAWADELGPRGAEIALAVLTLCRGNLP, from the coding sequence GTGACGAACGTCGTCGACGCCGCAAGCTCCGCCACGACCTCCCCGGCCGCCGAGGCTTCCGAGTCAGCCACGCCCGCCACCTCCGCGCCGACCATCGCCTCCATCGACGAGGGTCGTCAGCTGATCGATGACATCGACATCAGGATCCGCGCCCTCGTGGCAACCCGCAAGGATCTGTCCGCCCAGGTCCAGGCGCTGCGTGCGGCAGCCGGCGGCCCGCGGGTCGAGCACGGGCGGGAGAACGCGATCATCACGGCCTGGGCGGACGAGCTCGGCCCGCGGGGTGCCGAGATCGCGCTGGCTGTACTGACCCTCTGCCGCGGCAACCTGCCGTAG